A genomic stretch from Thalassophryne amazonica chromosome 18, fThaAma1.1, whole genome shotgun sequence includes:
- the LOC117531570 gene encoding E3 ubiquitin-protein ligase TRIM38-like gives MASGSSLFSEEHFQCAICLEVFQQPVSTPCGHNFCMSCLTAYWDNSVVCQCPLCKTTFDRKPVLGVNTFISDLVEQFKAVELTVGVTQSQNPQPVNAVLCDICIVNRKEAIKSCINCLTSYCTTHLEPHQRVAGLKRHALINPLENLEERVCKEHNMLLKAFCKNDMGLLCDVCIAVGHANHESIPLPQAHQETKVMLVKLEAKVQQMIQERLQQFSTVKESVKLCKDVVANSVQDLDTLMSDIQKCQAELFSVVKEKENLARKQADDFVNNMEQKIAIFQSGTIKILELMQTKDSLKFLQRLPNLSGLFHPMGLSAFSFNSDLEVQCLKTSLSQLISQMLVILTKINEEKNKFSKGADVPNTFLKAVQKFEVTFELDPNTAHHQLILSKDGKQVRYSTQIQRLSKSESRFTNLLGVLGNRGFSSCKFYFEVHVGQKTEFVVGVATASIRRYGSVTRTHNSGLWAIWFMRDRFESHSSPFVSVHWGKVQRVGVFVDYTGRHIAFYDVHTTTLIHSFTQCVFTEALYPYFNPCDNEHGSNWDPMVIVPVNHPA, from the coding sequence ATGGCCTCCGGCAGCAGTCTCTTTTCTGAAGAGCATTTTCAGTGTGCCATATGTTTGGAAGTGTTCCAGCAGCCAGTTTCCACTCCATGTGGTCATAACTTCTGCATGTCCTGTCTCACAGCTTACTGGGACAACTCGGTTGTCTGCCAGTGTCCACTCTGTAAGACAACCTTTGACAGGAAGCCTGTTCTCGGGGTCAACACTTTCATTTCTGATCTTGTTGAGCAATTCAAGGCGGTGGAATTGACAGTCGGCGTCACCCAGAGCCAAAATCCACAGCCGGTGAATGCTGTGCTGTGTGATATCTGCATAGTCAATAGAAAAGAGGCGATAAAATCCTGTATAAACTGTTTGACGTCTTACTGCACCACACATCTAGAGCCACACCAGAGAGTGGCCGGTCTGAAGAGGCACGCACTAATCAACCCTCTGGAGAACCTGGAGGAGAGAGTCTGTAAGGAGCACAACATGCTGCTGAAGGCGTTTTGTAAAAACGACATGGGCCTACTGTGCGATGTTTGCATTGCTGTAGGCCATGCCAACCATGAGAGCATTCCCCTGCCCCAGGCACACCAAGAGACGAAGGTTATGCTGGTGAAGTTGGAGGCTAAAGTGCAGCAGATGATCCAAGAGAGGCTGCAGCAGTTCAGCACAGTAAAGGAGTCGGTGAAGCTCTGCAAAGATGTCGTAGCAAACAGTGTGCAGGACTTGGACACTCTGATGTCTGACATTCAGAAATGCCAGGCAGAGCTCTTCAGCGTGGTCAAGGAGAAGGAAAATCTGGCCAGGAAGCAAGCGGATGATTTTGTTAACAACATGGAACAGAAGATCGCCATATTTCAGAGTGGAACCATAAAAATACTAGAGCTGATGCAGACTAAAGACTCCTTAAAATTCCTCCAGAGGCTTCCCAACCTGTCTGGTCTCTTCCACCCAATGGGGCTGTCTGCCTTCAGCTTTAACAGTGACCTTGAAGTTCAGTGCCTAAAGACATCTCTGAGCCAGTTGATATCTCAAATGCTAGTTATACTGACTAAAATAAATGAGGAGAAAAATAAGTTCTCCAAAGGTGCAGATGTGCCAAACACATTTTTGAAGGCTGTACAGAAGTTTGAGGTGACTTTTGAGCTTGACCCAAATACAGCGCACCATCAGCTCATCCTGTCCAAAGACGGCAAACAGGTGAGATACAGCACCCAAATCCAAAGATTGTCAAAAAGTGAGAGTAGATTCACCAACCTACTTGGTGTTCTGGGGAACAGAGGCTTCTCCTCATGCAAGTTCTACTTTGAGGTCCATGTTGGTCAAAAGACTGAGTTTGTTGTAGGCGTGGCCACAGCATCCATCCGCAGGTATGGGTCAGTCACACGGACTCACAACTCTGGACTCTGGGCCATCTGGTTCATGCGCGATAGGTTTGAATCCCATAGTTCCCCCTTCGTGTCGGTGCACTGGGGGAAAGTGCAGCGGGTTGGAGTGTTTGTGGACTACACTGGACGTCACATTGCTTTCTATGATGTACACACCACAACCCTGATTCACTCGTTCACTCAGTGTGTCTTCACAGAGGCGTTGTATCCATACTTTAATCCTTGCGATAATGAACATGGTTCAAACTGGGATCCAATGGTAATCGTTCCTGTCAATCATCCCGCTTGA